Part of the Zingiber officinale cultivar Zhangliang chromosome 6A, Zo_v1.1, whole genome shotgun sequence genome, AGAAACTCGACCTAAAACTTGGTTAAGTCCAAGAGTGTTAAGGCCATGTTGCTCTTGTAAGGGGGAAAGAACCTCGATCACGAAACCATGGGTTTAAGAGAGCAAATTTCATTTCGATTCTAAGACCATTAGTATGAGAGTGCAAACATCGTGATCACCTCGAgagcttaatttgaaatcttGTACCCAAGGATGGAGCCAAGGGTGATGTTGGCAGTCCCTCCTCCACACAATATGAAATAAGAACGGGGTGAAAGAGAGATGAATGGGGGGAATATCTTATTTCAGTATTATATTGACGCTTTGATGCACGGTGTTGATGAAAAATTGAAGTTTAAAGCCTTAAGAAGATTAAGTAATGGAAGAAGATATTGTCAATGCTAAGTGCTAGcaagttttaataatttttcaaaatgatatgtTTAAAATCATGCTTTACATAAATAACATATCCTTCCAATGCTTCATTTCCTTTTCAATTCGTTATCGACATGCTCCATCGAAAATCAATATCACACGATAATAAAATAGTATGATTCCAATTGAATATAAAAATTAAcatactttaaaaattttgaacctTGCCCAAGATCATGAGCCTATAGGTCATATAAGTACCAAAAAATTTTTAGATGTGACTGAGATATATGATATAAAGCCATAGGTTAACGTGATATATGATATAAAGCCATAGGATTACCACAACGAACTTGGCTCCTAAAAAAAAGTATACTTCATTATTGTTTCCTATCATATAATATGTCTCTCAATTCTATATGTTTTGGTAGTTAATAAAATAACTATAATTTACTATATTTTCTCTAGAACCATAAGGGCAAGTACTcatcccctcggatgggtctagtgactagcacatgaggtgttgccacaatgagatctggggttcaaatctcgataaaaccgaggtaaatgtctcccttatgtgctagtcactattccaaaggttagtagccgcccgtgatttacctcctccgtgttgaccttgggacgggttgacgggggcgctgagGATGAGCGTATTGCCACAATAAGGGCAAGTACTCACTTCTATAATTGCAAATCTAGTGCTTTGAGATTCTTTTAGTACACCAAAGGTTGTAGGCCTTAGGGGTTTATTTTGTTGAGGGTTTAATCTTGCTTACTTGTGAAAATATTGCACACACTTGCTATCCTAAACTTAGTATGTAGTTTGAGATTCTTTTGGTGTGTCAAAGGCTGTAAGTGAATTTCAAAGAAAGTTGTGGTGTGGATTGAGCCTTTTTAGCTTAGATAACCCTTGTGTGGTCCGATGGCATTTTTCAAAAGAATGATTTGACTATCCGTTTGGTCATATCGAAGATGATCATTCGTAAGAGTTGCGGTGGTGTTTAGAGTCAACAAagtacatttttaaaaaaattaataatttgattGAATAAAGGtatacataaaaaattaaaataagattaAGAAAGATAATCATGTTTCCATCCATATCTTTATAAgataaaataaatttagaaataattaaagCAAAATTAATTGGATAGAGGGAATATTCTTAAATTTACAACTCATGCATTTTTAATAAATGataaaaaatttgattaaaaaagTAATTATAATTTCTTTCATTACTTAACTATACGTATATACACAAGCAGCTGCTAATAATGATTTTCTTTGTTTAAAAACGTAACTTTACATAAAAGGATTTTACACTTTGAAttcttaatttttgaaaatatttcttttagATGATATGCAAAAAAAAGTCCATCAATTTAGTAATCATTAGAGTTTGTTAAATAAATAcagtttttttaataaaaaaattaccaagaataaataaattcttgtaattgataattatttaGATTCCAGTAATCACCACTATTTATgcatttaacatattatatttaaCATCAAGTCTCTCCAAAATTCAAATACATATTATATTTAACAACAAGTCTCTCCAAAATTCTCAAATCAGTACTTGTTTcagctaattaaaattttccaaTAGCCTTCAAAATAACATTGTTCTACTTTTTTGCAGGTATTTCTTTAAGCAGACAATTAAATTGGCTCAAATTATTCACAAATATCTTACAATTATATCTTGAAAACTAATTACACATCGCATAAACCCGCTAATCATGAATAAAATCTCATTCATGGTTGTTACCATCTCTAACATTCCTTTTTAGGAGATTTTATTCCGCTTTATAAGCGTCTGTGGATTTGATTACTTCAAGAGAAGATGAGTCACATGGAAGGATCACAAGCTCTAGTTTTATTCATTCTGTGTGCTCTTCTGTATCACTCAGTAGCTGCAGATCATACTGCAAGGTATTTGTCTGAAGCAGAAGAGAAAGAATTGCAGACACAGCTCAAATCCCTTAACAAGCCTTATGTCAAATCTTTCAAGGCAAGCCGCACCATCTTctcatatttaaatatttttaatttttcctataaatactttttaattatttttaaaaattaatgatACAGGATGAGCATGGGATCACATTTGACTGTGTGGATATTTACAGACAACCAGCTTTCGATCATCCTTTGCTTAAGAACCACACTCTTCAGGTAAGTAAAACAATCTCAATTATATATTATACCTTCATCAGTGCTCATAATATGCATTTGACTATGCACACTTAATCACACAGATTAAATCTATATCGTTTCCAAAGAGCATGAACAAGAATCCATCCTCGGAAACCGTAAAGCTGCCTAGACGTTGTCCTCGGGGCACTGTCCTTATCAGAAGAACTACAAGAGAAGATTTGATCAGAGAAAAGCAAATCCAACGAACCAAACGCATAGATCTGCAAGAGGATACTGTCACTGTTGAAGCTTATGTAAGTATATATATGCAAGTATACATTTGCAAGGGTTTAAATATTCTATTCTGAATTTATACATATGAATCTGCAGACTGCTGGAGTGTCATTTTCGGATTTGAATGAGCCAGTGAAGTTCTATGGAATATCAGCTGTTTTGGATGTTTATCAACTCTTCGGTGTATTGGAtactcaaacaagtgcaacacaaaTCATTGTCAATAAAGGAGAAACAGGCCCTCTGGCATACCGCAACGTCGTACAAGCTGGATTTCATGTCAGTATTAATCGTAAATAGTCAATGCTCATGGCTTGTTGTTGCATTCAACTAATCACTGCTTCTTCTATCTCTTGTGTAGGTTCATCATGAAGCTGAGGGAGACAACTTGACTCACTTCTTCACTTATTGGACAGTGAGTTTTGGAATGTTTTAGTCTTCATCGATTAACTATAGTTCATGATCATAACTTGATTTTCTTTTTAGACAGATGGGTATCAAAAGACTGGTTGCTTCAACATCCATTGTGCAGGTTTCATCCAATTAAGTGAAAGGACGACACCAGGCCAAGTTTACACCCTAAGCAACATGGTACTCAGTATATTTAGGgtaacagaagctcaactctcagttttttttttttttttaaattttgacggTTTGAAAATAAAGATCTGCTTATTTTTTCTAGGATCCAAAAATGTCTAATTGGATTCTGATCAATAACCAAGAACCGATTGGCTATTGGCCGAAGGAGATCTTCAACAACATGGCTGATTCTTCTCAGATTCAACTGAGTGCGACAGCTAGCTCTCCTACGGATCAGCCTAGTCCTCCGACGGGCAATGGAGAACTTAGAGGAGCATCTTTTAAGAACATCACCGTTTGGAATGGGGAGCTTAATCCATACCCGCCATATGTCCAGCATGCAGAAACGTTCCTTGATATTGGCAAACCCTTCTATGATGCCATATACAATGTCGATTCTGGCTTGTTCTATGGTGGCCCAGGAGGATGGAAGCCACAGGATCCTCCGGGTTCAATTTCTCATCgttagaataatttttattattgaatttgaattgtaacaaataaaagaaatatatttCACAGTATATTTCTCGGGTTGTGGGCTACAAGCTACGCCATCACCCGGTGCTACTTCCTCTTTTGCTTatgttttttcctttttccaATGACAAATCCTAGTTTTTCCCTTTCTGAACACCATCGGGCCCTCGGGCTATCGCTCGAATAGGCTTGAGCGTGGCTCTGCCCTTGGACAGAAATCTCTCACTCATTGAAAATTACTGATGAAGTTTCCTTTCACATTTTGGCCATATCAACTTAAATGGATTAAACATTTCACAGGGCAATGGGAGTCATCCCGATGAAGTCCCTTTGATATTTAAGTTATCatgagattttgaaaaataaaattaaaatagtaaTGAAAAAAATAGAGGATTACCAAGTTCCTCTTGCTCATTCCACTGTAGAGAAAATCAGAATCGACGAAACTTCTGTCACTCCAAGAATATCGAAGTGACTTACCGTGAAGAAGCTCTTGATAAGAAGAATTTTTTAAGAGATAAAAAACTGGACGATGGAATAATAAAAACTCTCTTGCATTCAAAATCAGAAACGAAGGAGCCTATAAATAGGCTTTACAAACTATCGCTAGATCCTATAAAATAGGATCACGTAAGACCAGATCCTATAAATTAGGATCACAAAAATAAATTCTAATCACCTAAAGACTCGGACAAGATTATCCTAATTAAAGACTCGGACAATGATTAACCtttcaaattataaaataaaatatttaaatcttaactaaaaaattacgaaccaaaaaaataaaacatcactttaTAATTCAACACTCCCCCTTAAAGTGATGTTCTCAGAACTAATCCGAGCTTTGATCGCAGATCTTCGAATGCACCCTTTGGAAGtgtttttgtaaaaatgtcagcaaTGTGGTCTTCACTCTTAACTGCGACCATATCAATAATTCCGTCGAGCACTTTCTCACGAATGAAATGATGCTCAAGTTCAATATGTTTTGTCCTCGCGTGGAAGACAGGATTAGACGTAAGTTTGATTGCACTCAGATTATCTCCATGAATAGGAATGGGTTGATCAATGGGTACGTGCAGATCTTCAAAGAGTCTACGAAGCCACATACACTCTTGAGCAGCCTGAGCAGATGCTTTGTACTCTGCTTCAGTCGTGGATAGAGATACTGAACTTTGCTTTTTGCTACACCATGATATACTTGTTGCTCCTCGCAGAAATACAAAACCAGAAGTTGATCTCCGATCATCCAAGTCTCCACCAAAATCAGCATTTGCAAATCCTTGTAAAGAAAACTCTACACCCTTCTCATAGAGTAGACCCAAGTTAAGAGTAGAATTAACATATTTTAAGATCTTTTTAGCCTCTTCGAAGTGTGGCTTCCTTGGCTCTTGCATGTATCGACTGACCATGCCAACAGAGAAGGCAATATCCGGCCTTGttattgtcaaataaataagactTCCCACAAGTGTACGAAAGGGACGAGGGTCCGACAAACATGTTCCTTCGTCACGATGAAGTCTTGTATTTACATCAAGTGGTGTAGATCGCTTCTTTCCATCAATCAAACCAAATTTCTCAATGAGTCGTTTAGCATAACTGAACTGAGACACATAAATTCCTTTATCCAGATTTTCAATTTGCAACCCAAGAAAATTACTAAGCTCCCCAAGTTTCTTCATATCAAATCGCAACGAAAGTTCTTCCTGAAGACGAGTGACCTCTGCATAATTGCTGCCTGTTAGAATTATGTCGTCCACATACAACAGAACGATCACCAAGAGTCCTTGACGTTTCTTGATAAAGAGACTTGAATCTGCTTCAGAAGTTGCGTAGCCACAGAATCTTAAATATTCTGCAATTTTTCTGTACCACGCACGTGGAGCTTGCTTTAATCCGTAGAGGGCCTTCTTTAATTTACACACAAAATCCGGATGGTACTCGGACACAAATCCAAGCGGTTGATCCATATAAATATGTCTATCAAGCTCTCCATATAAGAAGACATTTTTGACGTCCAACTGCCACAATTTCCAATCCAGGCTAGCCGCTAGTGCTAGAACAGTATGTACCGAAGTCATTTTTGCCACGGGACtaaatgtttcttcataatctTCCCCGTACTTTTGAGAGAAACCTCGAGctactagccttgctttgaatcgGTCTATGCTCCCATCAGCCTTCCTCTTTATTCGAAAGACCCATTTGCACGAAACTGGTTGCAATTCAGGAGGTTTAGGAACCAAGTCCGATGTCTGATTTTTCTGCAAGGCATCCATTTCTTCTTTCATAGCATTTTCCCATTCTTTTACTCCTTTAGCATCATCATAAGAGGAAGGTTCATCATCATCAATAGGATTAGCAAATAAGCAAGAAAAATTTGTAACAAAATTATCATCTCTATAACGAGATGGTCGCACAATATTTCGTCTCGGGTGTTGGTTGGTTATTTCCTCCTGAGAGCCATCATCTTGGTTTGGACACAAGCTCTCCTTTTCTCCTTGATTTTCTTTAGATATGTCTTCTGAGAAATGAGATAATGGCAAAGTTATCAtattattttcttccttgttgatatCTGCAGAATCATGGGAAGAAATCTCATCAAAGATAACATCGCGAGAAACAACACATTTATTAGTCGTAGGATCCATACACCGCCAGCCCTTTCTTTGTTCGTCATAACCGACGAAAATGCATTTGATTGCTTTAGCATCCAACTTACTTCTTTGAGAATCAGACACATGAACGTAGCAGATTGAACCAAAGACTCGAAGATACTTCACGTTTGGTTTAGCATCGAAAAGCAATTCATAAGGTGCCTTATTATTGCTTGATCTGTGTGGCACCCGATTAATAACATAAGCTGCACATTTTATGCCTTCTGCCCATAATGCCTTGGATAAATTCTTCGCATGCAACCAACACTTGCAGGTCTCCACAAGGTGTCTAATTTTTCGCTCAGCCacgccattttgttgtggtgtctCCGGACAAGATAATTCTCTTTTAATGCCATTATTTCGACAAAATGAGAAAAATTCATTTGAACAGAATTCCCCTCCGTTATCTGTCCATAAAATCTTGATTTTTCTACACAATTATCCTTCCACAGTTTCcttgaattttagaaattttgaaaatacctCTGATTTGTGTTTCACAAAATAAACCCATGTGAACCGCGTATAATCATCCACAAACAGCAACATATAGTGACATCCGGAATAAGAAGCAGTTAGAGTGGGACCCATCAAATCACTATGTATTCGTTCCAAAGGAGTtgtgcatcgtgaatttgaactTTTGAAAGGAAGTCTATGTGCCTTTCCAAACTGACAACCTTCACAAATTTTTCCATCCTCAACTTTTGATAGATCGGGCaaaccatcaactaattttctttGAATCATAACCTTCAACTTAGTCATGTTTAAATGACCAAGTCTTGCATGCCACAAAGAGGAATTATCATTGCTACTCATCTTTTCAATGTATGAATTTGATGCAGATAGAACAAATAAATCATTCACACGCGTACCAGTATGAACAACGTCGGCTTTAATTTCTTTGACGTTCCGAAGAAACTTCACATCTCGCGGTCCAAAGAGCACGAAATTTCCAGCATCCACCGCATTTGCAACAGAGAAAAGGTTCTTTTGTATCCCAGACACGTGATATACACTATTTAGTGTTATTGATTCTCCACGATTATTGTCAATAACAACGGTgccttctttttgaattttatgaattgTATTATCAACGGTGATAATACCCTTGCCGCTATCATGTACCTGAGAGCATGAAAAAGTTGATTCGTCTCCTGTAAGATGATGACCACAACCGGAATCTACAATCCATTCATTATTGGTTGGATGCTTTGTGTGAGAAGTTTCTTTTGCTACTAAGCATGTTCCTCGTTGAGTATCAACAATATCAGTAAGAAAGCAATTCTTCTAATCATCTTCTTTTTCAAGCTTTTTGTCCACATCGGCTAAATTTGCATAATTTTCTGACTTTAATTTAACTCGACAATTTTTTCTAATATGACCGAGTTTGCCGCACCTATAACATTTGAACGTCTTCTTAGGTGCATTTGAATGATCTGGAGTACTTTCTTCTATCTTACCCTTTCCTTTATAAAAATTGCCTTTTTTAACAAACAAGGCACTCTTTGGCTCCTCCTTAATACTCGTTGTAGCCATTTGCTTGGCCAATGATTCCTGCGATGAGAGAAGATTTTCAAGTTCTTCTAGTGATGGTTGTTGAGCCCATCCTTGAATTGAAGTGATAAACGGGGTATACTCAGGTTGAAGACCACGAATAATATAT contains:
- the LOC121994904 gene encoding uncharacterized protein LOC121994904, whose amino-acid sequence is MEGSQALVLFILCALLYHSVAADHTARYLSEAEEKELQTQLKSLNKPYVKSFKDEHGITFDCVDIYRQPAFDHPLLKNHTLQIKSISFPKSMNKNPSSETVKLPRRCPRGTVLIRRTTREDLIREKQIQRTKRIDLQEDTVTVEAYTAGVSFSDLNEPVKFYGISAVLDVYQLFGVLDTQTSATQIIVNKGETGPLAYRNVVQAGFHVHHEAEGDNLTHFFTYWTTDGYQKTGCFNIHCAGFIQLSERTTPGQVYTLSNMDPKMSNWILINNQEPIGYWPKEIFNNMADSSQIQLSATASSPTDQPSPPTGNGELRGASFKNITVWNGELNPYPPYVQHAETFLDIGKPFYDAIYNVDSGLFYGGPGGWKPQDPPGSISHR